A genomic region of Papaver somniferum cultivar HN1 chromosome 7, ASM357369v1, whole genome shotgun sequence contains the following coding sequences:
- the LOC113295144 gene encoding tetraspanin-2-like, translated as MGMSNKVTAILNFIALLCSIPLITSGIWLSKKADNQCVHLFRWPVLILGILLLIVSLAGFVGSYWNRQGLLAFYLFSMAALIVVLLILLIFAFVVTRHDGSYIVPGRGYKEYRVEGYSSWLRNYVTESENWSKVRSCLAQTDVCTELSQEYSSADHFFSAHISPLQSGCCKPPTICGFTYVNPTFWVNPANPTSDPDCLLWSNDQHQLCYGCKACQAGVLGNLRKEWRKANKALIITVVVLICVYIIGCSAYKNAQTQELFRRYKDGWA; from the exons ATGGGAATGAGCAACAAAGTAACAGCAATCCTAAACTTCATAGCTTTACTATGTTCAATACCCTTGATAACTTCAGGAATTTGGTTATCAAAAAAAGCAGATAACCAGTGTGTTCATCTCTTTAGATGGCCAGTTcttatacttggaatacttcttctCATTGTATCATTAGCTGGGTTTGTTGGATCTTATTGGAATAGACAAGGGCTTTTAGCTTTTTACTTGTTCTCCATGGCTGCACTCATAGTGGTACTTCTTATTTTACTCATATTCGCTTTTGTTGTAACTAGGCATGATGGTAGTTACATAGTTCCTGGTAGAGGTTATAAAGAGTATAGAGTTGAAGGTTACTCTTCTTGGCTTAGAAATTATGTTACTGAATCTGAAAATTGGAGTAAAGTTAGAAGTTGTCTTGCTCAAACTGATGTCTGCACTGAACTTAGTCAAGAGTATTCATCTGCGGATCACTTTTTCTCTGCTCATATATCTCCACTTCAG TCAGGTTGCTGTAAACCACCAACTATTTGTGGTTTCACATACGTTAATCCGACGTTCTGGGTCAATCCGGCAAACCCAACATCTGATCCTGATTGCTTACTGTGGAGCAACGATCAACATCAGTTATGCTATGGATGCAAAGCTTGTCAAGCAGGAGTATTAGGAAACTTGAGAAAAGAATGGAGGAAAGCTAATAAAGCTTTGATAATCACAGTTGTGGTTCTTATATGTGTTTACATAATTGGTTGCAGTGCATATAAAAATGCACAAACTCAAGAACTTTTCCGCCGATACAAGGATGGCTGGGCATGA